The Aerococcus christensenii genome segment AACCCCTCAACACGCTCAAGAATTAGCGACAATAATTAAACGCTATACTAAAGTCTCTGCTGTCTCTATTACCGACAAAAAGAAAATTTTGGCTCATGTGGGTGCAGGTATTGATCACCATTTTCCAACACATGACGTAATTACAGAACTCTCGCTGCATGTCATAGAAACTGGAAAAATGGCAGTCGCACATAATCGTCAACAAATTGGCTGTACACATGCCGATTGTCCACTTCAAGCAGCTATTGTCATTCCGCTTCTCTGTAAGGGACAGATTTTAGGGACTTTAAAGCTCTACTTTATAGACTCTAGTCAGCTCTCCTATGTTACAGAACAACTCGCTAAAGGCTTAGCTGCTATTTTTTCTATGCAAATTGAACTTGGCGAAGCGCAATTACATACGAAATTATTACAAGATGCTGAAATTAAAAGTTTACAAGCTCAAATTAATCCACATTTTTTCTTTAATATAATCAACACTATCCTCGCTATCATGCGTTTTGATCATCAAAGAGCACGTGATCTCCTACTCCAATTAACTGTCTATTTTAGACATAACTTACAAAGTACACGAGAAACCACCATCCCCATTAGCGATGAACTTGAACATCTTCACGCCTATTTAAGTTTAACTGAAGCGCGTTTTCCAGGTCGTTATACCATTCACTTAAATGTAGACGACATTTTAAACCAAGCTTTAGTTCCTCCACTCTGTGTTCAAATTTTAGTTGAAAATGCGATTCGGCATGCTTTTGGTCAACGAAAAACTGACAATCATATTTACATAGACATCCATACTCAAGAAAACACGCTCACTATTTCTGTTAATGATAATGGAAATGGAATAAGTCCTGAAAGATTAAAACAATTAGGTCACGAAGCTGTTTATTCAGAAAAAGGAACAGGAACGGCATTAGATAATCTTTCAAAACGTCTTCATATTCTTTATGGTGAAAAAGGTCAATTTAAAGCAGAAAGTATACAAAATGTTGGTACTCGATTTACTTTAAATTTCCCTTTACAATTTGCTGAAGGGAGCGAAATTAATGCTACACATTCTAATAGTTGATGACGAAGCTTTTGCACGTCAAGAATTAGCTTATTTAGTGAATTTACATCCTCAAGTTTCTCGAATAGATCAAGCTGAATCTGTCACAGAAGCTCTAACCATCATGCTCGATAATAAACCTGACATCGTTTTTCTAGACATTCAGTTAGACGGCGAAACTGGTTTTGATTTAGCCTATAAATTTTTGCAAATGCGAAAACCGCCTTATTTAATTTTCGCAACTGCCTATGATAACTACGCGTTAGACGCTTTTAAAGTCAATGCAAATGACTACATTTTAAAACCTTTTGAAGAAAATAAAATTCAAGCTGCACTTAATAAATATTTACAGTACTCTGAATTATCTGTATCTGATTCTACAGATACTACTTCTAAAGAGTCTTCATCCAATTATGATACAATTGCTATTCAAAGTGATGATAGGGTCTACCTTCTTCATCCAGAAGATATTTTCCTTGTTTCTGTTCAGGGACATACAGTCACAGTTGATACTCTTAATAAATCCTTTGTGACTACTGGCACATTAAGTGCTATTGAGAAAAAACTTCCTGATGACTTATTCTTGCGTTGTCATCGCTCTTTCATTTTGAATATCACACATATTGTTGAAATTCAGCCTTGGTTTAACCAAACTTATCAGGTTACACTTTCTAATCATATCAAAGTTCCTGTTAGTCGATCTTACTTAAAAAGCTTTAAAACACGCCTAAATATAAACTAGCAGAAAGCGTTATCCTTTCTTTAGTGCCAATTTTCATAAGGAGTTGGCACTTTTTCTATGTATTCTAGGTAGCCCTTCTTGCAATTCGTGTTAAAATTCATGCAGCTTGAGAGAAATATCACAGATTATTTTCAATCTAAGATAAACTAATAATCAGTAAAACGATGCACAAGTTATTAAGGAGCGATTTTAAATGAAAAAAACAAGTTTTATTACCCAAGCTGGTATTTTTGCCATCATTTTATTAATTTCTCATTTTCTTGCTAAATTATCTCCTATTCCTATGCCTGCTTCAGTGATTGGATTAATTCTTCTTTTCGCTGGATTATGTTTAGGAATTATTAAACTTGAACAAGTGGAAGACCTTGCACAAAGTTTAATTGGTGTGTTAGCTTTTCTTTTTGTTCCTTCTGGAGTATCTTTGATGACTTCTTTGGACATTATGAAAGCTTCAGGTGTTCAAATTATTTTCCTTATTGCCTTTTGGACAGTGATTGCTATGTTAATTATCGGCTATGTTGGCCAAGCTATCGAATGGTTAAAATCCAAAGCAAAAGCTAAAAATGCAAGTACTCAAGAAAATCATTAATTTACAGAAAGTGAGTGTTAAACAATGATTCCTTATATCGGTATTGTTCTTTCTTTAGTTACCTTTATGTTTGGTACCTTCCTTTACAATCGTTACCATCATTTCTTCCTCTTCTCTCCACTATTTGTGGCTATGGTTTTAAGCATTGGTTTCCTTTTAATTACAGGAATTCCTTATGAAACCTACCAACCAGGTGGAAAAGTTATTATGTTCTTCCTAGATCCAGCAACCATTGCTTTTGCAGTTCCGCTTTACAAGCAAAGAGCTTTATTATTTAAATACTGGAAACAAATTGTTGCCATGTTAATTGCTGGTTTAGTATTATCTGTGATTTGTGTCACCATTGCTGCCCAAATCCTTCATATGGATAAAGGTATCATCGGTGCTATGATGCCACAAGCTGCAACGACAGCGATCGCACTTCCTATTGCAGAATCCATTGGTGGTATTAAAGCTATTACAGCTCTCGCAGTTATCTTAAATGCGGTTCTTGTTTCTGCATTAGGTAAAACAGTTCTTGATAAACTTCACATAACTGATCCTATCGCTAGAGGATTAGCTTTAGGAACAGCTGGACACACTGTTGGTGCAGCAGTTGCTTTACAAAACGGAGAAACAGAAGGCGCTATGGCTTCCCTAGCTATGGTGGTGGTTAGTGTCCTTACAGTCTTCGTTGTCCCAATCCTAGCTCCAATTTTCGGCCTCTAATTATTACTTCACAAAAAGAAGCTTTCCTTTTCTGAATTTCAGAAGGAAAGCTTCTTTTTTTATAATCTTTTATAGATTAGTGAATAGTATCATCTGGAAAATGTGTAGCACTTAAATCTACTAAAAAATAATCATACCGCAAAGTCTGATGCTTAGGATTCTTTAAGTCAACAGGGTCATCCCAGGTCGTATCAATACCTAGCCATTCCCCATTGACATACACCAAATTCCAAGCGTGAGCAATAGGGCTATTTGTTTGTTCTGGTTGGTATGCAGTTCCTGTTCTCGATAGACACGGTATCCCTGCTTGATCACATAAAATTTGAAATAGAGCCGCATACGCCTGACAAACTCCTGTGCCTTTTTTTAAAATGGCATAAGGCGAATAAATAGAAATGCCATCAACTTCTCGACTACTTCCCTGATAATAAGTACTCATCTGTATAATTTGATCATGAATACGCCGAACTTTCATGTAAGGAGGCAGTCCGGCAAGCTTACTCGAAAAATCTTTGGCCCATTGTTTCACTGCTTGATCTTGTTGATAATTATGATGCAATTGAAAAGCAAATAAAACTTTCGTTTCCCCTAATTTTTTAGAAGAAACATACATTTTTACCTGCTTCAAAGTAATCCCATAATAATGTCCGTAAAGATTTTTACACAAATGATCAAACAGTTTATTCTTATCCAATCGGTCATTCTTAATTTTCAAAATAAAATGATAATTTCCATTTTCTAACTGATTCAAAACAGTAGCTAATAATTTAGGATCCTCTTCATTTTCAAGAACGCCAACAGGTTTTAGAGTTTGTAGTTCTTTGAAAAGATTCTTCTTTTCCTTAACTGTTTCCTCCTCTGATGCTAGATATGGGAACTGATAGATTTTAGCATCTAGCGCTTGAAATTTTTCCAATAACGTATTAAAAAAAGGAAGCTCTACAATTTTTTCCTCCCACTGATTCTGACAACCGGCTAAACTCACAACTATTGACAAACATAAACAATACCGACGAAATAAGGACACAAAATTTGCCCCTTCCTATCAAAAAAATCTTCTCCAATAGCATAAAAAATTCTCTAAAAACTTTCAAGCTTTCTGATCATAATTCTTCTTCCTACAAAAAAGAGCTGATCTTTTTTCAGCTCTTTTTTCTCGATTTTAGTTATTTTTATTTTGAAAATGGCTTGTTAAATAAATAGCCAAAATGGAAATATCTGCTGGATTAACTCCAGATACCCGACTCGCTTGCGCAAGTGTTCGAGGCTGAATCTTCTTTAAACGATCTTTCGCTTCAGTCGCTAAACCTTCAACTTTATCGTAATCGATAGTTTCTGGTATTAACTTTCCTTCCATCTTTCTCAAACGCATCACTTGTTTTTCAGCTTTTTCAATATATCCAGCGTACTTAATTTGAATGGTAACTTCTTCTTTTATTCTCCGGTCATAATCCCCATCTGGTTGGCTAAATTGCCAAATATCTTCAATAGATAACTCAGGGCGCCGTAATAAATCAGCCGCCAAGATACCGTCTTGAAGTAAGGCAGAGCCTTTCTCTTTTAAGAAAGCTTGTAAATCTTTACTTGGACGTAATCGCGTGGTCTCTAAACGTTCAACTTCTTTTTGAACAGATTCTTTATAAGCTAAAAAATGTTGATACTGTTCATCCTTAACTAAACCTATTTTGCGACCTAGCTCAGTTAGTCTTAGTTCTGCATTATCATGCCGCAATAACAAACGATATTCTGCTCGAGAAGTCAATAATCGATAAGGTTCTGTGGTTCCTTTAGTCACTAAATCATCCACTAAAACCCCAATATAAGCTTGATCTCTTCCTAAAATCATGGGTTCTTCACCACGGATTTTTAGTACCGCATTAATCCCAGCATAGAGTCCCTGCCCAGCAGCTTCTTCATAACCACTTGTTCCGTTGGTTTGTCCCGCTGTATAAAGATTTTCAATTAATTTGGTTTCAAAAGTTGGCTTCAATTGACTCGGAACCACCATATCATATTCAATAGCATAAGCATCTCGAATAATTCTTGCTTTTTCTAAGCCTGGAATAGTTTGAACCATTTCCATTTGAACATCTTCTGGTAAGGAAGTAGAAAGTCCCTGAAGATAGATCTCTTCGTTATCTTTTCCTTCCGGTTCTAAAAATAATTGATGCTTGGGTTTATCTGCAAAACGAACAATCTTATCTTCAATAGATGGACAATACCTAGCGCCCACTCCTTCTACAATACCTGTAAACATTGGCGCACGATGTAGATTATCTCGAATTAATTGATGCGTTTCTGCTGAAGTATACGTTAAATAACAAGGAATTTGATCTTCAACTGGGAGATAATCCTCATCTTTAGACAAAGAAGAAAAATGATGGGGTTCTTTATTTCCAGGTTGAATAGTAGTTTTTGAAAAATTAATAGTTTTTTTATCAACACGTGGTGGGGTTCCTGTCTTAAAACGTTTCACTTCAAATCCATATTTATCTGCTAAATTTTTGGTTAATTGATCTGCAGATTGAGAATTATTAGGTCCAGCTGAATACTTTAATTCTCCAATAATAATCTGGCCTCTAGCCGCTGTTCCAACTGTTAATATCGTGGCTTGGCTCCGATAAATCGCTCCCGTTTGTGTAATAACCCCTTTACAGATGCCATCTTCTACCACGAGATCATCTACAACCGCCTGTCGAAGGGTTAAATGTGGCGTATTTTCAATCGTTCGGCGCATTTCGCGTGCATACGCCTCTTTATCAGCTTGTGCCCGTAAAGCGCGGACAGCTGGTCCCTTCCCTGTATTTAACATTCTCATTTGAATGTAAGTTTTGTCGATATTTTTCCCCATCTCTCCGCCCAAGGCATCAATTTCACGAACGACCACTCCTTTGGCTGGCCCTCCGATAGATGGATTACAAGGCATAAAAGCAACCATATTAACGTTCAAGGTGATAAGTAAGGTTTCCATTCCCACTCTTGCGCTCGCCAAAGCGGCCTCACACCCAGCATGACCTGCTCCAACGACAACAACATCATATCTCCCTGCTTCAAAAGTTTGCATGACTTAGATTTCCTTTCTTCCTTCAATTTTTCCACTAAAAAAGTGCCTACTCCACCCCTTCATTGGTTTGGAAAGACACTTTGACTGTCTAAATATGATATTTCGTCAACGATTATAACAAGCTTTTGCTCATTTGTAAATGAAAGGTAGACTTTACTGAAAGAATTAATCTTTTAAATTAAAACGTAAATCCATCTTTGTAGAAGCCACTTCAACCAATTGGCCTAATTGTTTTTGGCTAGCTTGCAATAAGAAATCAGCCATAGTTTGGTTAGCAACAGTCAGTTTTTCTTTGATAGCTTCTTGATCAGTCATAGATTTGACTTCTTGATCTATTTCTACCTGCATCCGACGTAATTTAGCCATTACGCTCTTTTCAAATTCATTCTGTAAAGTTCCATACAAACTATAATCCCTGTCTCCAATCACCGCCATGGTTTGAACCAGCCAATACATATAATTAGGATTATAAGAAATCGGGGTATCGCGCCAACTTGCAGGCGTATCTTTAACATAGCTATAAAAGGGAAGTAAACAATTATAAGCATTAGAAGCAAATGCTAACCAATGAACGCCTTGTAATCCAGTGGGAAGTTGAGGACGAATTTCTAAGCAATGAACTTCCATATTTCGATTCAATCCTATCGCCCGATAACGATGTTTTTCTTCTTCCGTTCCCATTTTTCCATAAATATCGTACACCGTTCCTTCGTAATGCGAAGAAAGTGCCCATTTAATATCTTCAACTGATAATTTACGCTTTGGATAGCACAAGAAAGGCTGATCAGGATAAGCTGGATCATCCACAAATGGGCAATCCTCTGTATAAGGTCGTGATAAATCTGAAAAATGTTTTTGAACGTACCAAGTTCTCGGATTATTATATTGAACATCCTTATAGTCATCACTTCCCAAAGTGTGGCGTAAATTAAGTCCTTCAGAATCAGGATTTAACTGATTTTCTTCAATAAAAGCTTGTAAATCTGTACAATATAAAACTTGATCACTCTCAAAATCAAATTGATCAATATTGAGACGATTAGGCGCAACCACATAACACTCGTCTGGTATCCGAATAGCAGCCCAATGGTGGCCGCCGTAAGTTTCCATATACCAAATTTCTTCACTATCTGAGAAAGCCATGCCGTTGGCTTCGTAAGTCCCATATTCTTCTAGTAACTCACCCATTCTCAAAACGCCTTCTTTAGCCGAATGAATATAAGGTAAGACTAAAGTAACCATATCCGCTTCAACAATAGATCCTGGTACATAAGGATCTGCTGCTAATACTCGAGGATTAGTCGTAATAGTTTCAGTTGCAGACATAGCAACATTCCATTGATTAATACCAGATCCCGCAAAAAGACCATTATGTTCTACATCTGCTTCAGGCGTTGAAGTATAACTCCCTGGACACTCAGGAAGTTCAATGGTTATATTGCCTTTAAACGTTTTATAAGAAGAAGGTTGATCTTCTGGAGAAACAACAACAAAACGTTGTGGATCTGGGCGATCTCCCCCATCCTCATTTCGCGCAATTAAAGTGGAGCCATTCAAAGAGGCCTTTTTCCCTACTAATATGGTCGTACATGAAGATTCTTTTATCATGATAATGTTCCTTTCTTGTCTTATTTTCCTAAACAAAACCGACTAAATAATTTAGTAATCAATTCATCAGGTGCACTTTCTCCTGTAATTTCTCCTAAATAATCGAATGTCCGCGTAAAATCAATCTGAACCAAATCAACAGGCATTCCTGCTCGAATTCCTGCTTTCACTTCATCTAAAGCCTGACAAGCTTTTTCTAACAAGTCAATATGCCGCACATTTGTCACATAAGTCGCTTCATCGCTTTCAATGGCTCCATTTAAGAAAAGATCACTAATACTTTGTGCCAATTCATCCATTCCTTTATCCTGTGTAATAGATGTTTGAATCACTCGATCTCCTTTAATATAACTGACTAGTTCCTCTTGATTTATTTGGGCAGGGAGATCCGTCTTATTGAGAAGGATAAGGCGAGTAGAGTTGTCTGTCATCTCTAAAAGTTTTTTATCCATGGCTTGCAGTGGCTCGCTTTGATTAATAAGTAGCAAGATGAGATCTGCTTCTTGCATAGCTTTTCGACTACGTTCTACCCCAATTTTTTCTACTAAATCATCTGTTTTTCGAATGCCCGCTGTATCAATAAGTTTAAGAGGAATTCCTTTAACATTCACATATTCTTCAATCGTATCACGCGTTGTACCTTCAATATCTGTTACAATGGCCTTTTCTTCATTCAGCAAATGATTTAATAATGAAGACTTTCCTACATTTGGGCGCCCTACAATAGCGGTTTGAATGCCTTCACGTAAAATTTTTCCTTGTTTAGAGGTCGATAAAATCGCTTCAATTTCTTCTCTAATTTCATCTGCCGCTTGATCTAGCTTCTTCAAAGTCATTTCTTCTTCATTGTATTCAGGATAATCAATGTTTACTTCTACTTGAACAAGGACATCAGAAATTTTATCGCGTAAGTTTTTAATTTTATGAGAAAGTCTTCCTTCTAGTTGTTTCATCGCCTGATTCATTGCCCGTTCAGTTTTAGAAGCAATCATATCTTGTACAGCTTCTGCCTGAGCCAAATCAATCCGGCCATTAAGGAAAGCACGTTTGGTAAATTCACCAGGTTCTGCTAAACGAGCGCCTTGTCTTAACACCAATTGTAAAATTCTTTGCGTAGCAACAATCCCACCATGACAATTAATTTCTACAATGT includes the following:
- a CDS encoding LytS/YhcK type 5TM receptor domain-containing protein, translating into MMERVGLIVLLAVLLVQTPYFKNLLSQQNNRRKIIPLVIVFGLFAILSNLTGIKITPNNIETSGLLTHIKPTTSIANTRSLAISVSGFVGGPIVGGFVGIIAGLHRVFQGNGGGLFYCFSSPIIGCLAGLSSKYLKHPGSLINPNRGFIAAAILEGIQLLFIAIFTPDGLNLIRIIALPMLILNSVGTFIFISTIHNTLTQEEQARAIQTHDVLSLATKTLPLLRTGLTPQHAQELATIIKRYTKVSAVSITDKKKILAHVGAGIDHHFPTHDVITELSLHVIETGKMAVAHNRQQIGCTHADCPLQAAIVIPLLCKGQILGTLKLYFIDSSQLSYVTEQLAKGLAAIFSMQIELGEAQLHTKLLQDAEIKSLQAQINPHFFFNIINTILAIMRFDHQRARDLLLQLTVYFRHNLQSTRETTIPISDELEHLHAYLSLTEARFPGRYTIHLNVDDILNQALVPPLCVQILVENAIRHAFGQRKTDNHIYIDIHTQENTLTISVNDNGNGISPERLKQLGHEAVYSEKGTGTALDNLSKRLHILYGEKGQFKAESIQNVGTRFTLNFPLQFAEGSEINATHSNS
- the lrgB gene encoding antiholin-like protein LrgB, translating into MIPYIGIVLSLVTFMFGTFLYNRYHHFFLFSPLFVAMVLSIGFLLITGIPYETYQPGGKVIMFFLDPATIAFAVPLYKQRALLFKYWKQIVAMLIAGLVLSVICVTIAAQILHMDKGIIGAMMPQAATTAIALPIAESIGGIKAITALAVILNAVLVSALGKTVLDKLHITDPIARGLALGTAGHTVGAAVALQNGETEGAMASLAMVVVSVLTVFVVPILAPIFGL
- the mnmG gene encoding tRNA uridine-5-carboxymethylaminomethyl(34) synthesis enzyme MnmG, whose protein sequence is MQTFEAGRYDVVVVGAGHAGCEAALASARVGMETLLITLNVNMVAFMPCNPSIGGPAKGVVVREIDALGGEMGKNIDKTYIQMRMLNTGKGPAVRALRAQADKEAYAREMRRTIENTPHLTLRQAVVDDLVVEDGICKGVITQTGAIYRSQATILTVGTAARGQIIIGELKYSAGPNNSQSADQLTKNLADKYGFEVKRFKTGTPPRVDKKTINFSKTTIQPGNKEPHHFSSLSKDEDYLPVEDQIPCYLTYTSAETHQLIRDNLHRAPMFTGIVEGVGARYCPSIEDKIVRFADKPKHQLFLEPEGKDNEEIYLQGLSTSLPEDVQMEMVQTIPGLEKARIIRDAYAIEYDMVVPSQLKPTFETKLIENLYTAGQTNGTSGYEEAAGQGLYAGINAVLKIRGEEPMILGRDQAYIGVLVDDLVTKGTTEPYRLLTSRAEYRLLLRHDNAELRLTELGRKIGLVKDEQYQHFLAYKESVQKEVERLETTRLRPSKDLQAFLKEKGSALLQDGILAADLLRRPELSIEDIWQFSQPDGDYDRRIKEEVTIQIKYAGYIEKAEKQVMRLRKMEGKLIPETIDYDKVEGLATEAKDRLKKIQPRTLAQASRVSGVNPADISILAIYLTSHFQNKNN
- the mnmE gene encoding tRNA uridine-5-carboxymethylaminomethyl(34) synthesis GTPase MnmE: MSILFTDGMETIAAISTALGEGAIGIVRLSGEEALDIADKIYQSGSKDLHQCASHTIHYGHIVDPKTEEIVDEVMVTVFWAPKTYTKENIVEINCHGGIVATQRILQLVLRQGARLAEPGEFTKRAFLNGRIDLAQAEAVQDMIASKTERAMNQAMKQLEGRLSHKIKNLRDKISDVLVQVEVNIDYPEYNEEEMTLKKLDQAADEIREEIEAILSTSKQGKILREGIQTAIVGRPNVGKSSLLNHLLNEEKAIVTDIEGTTRDTIEEYVNVKGIPLKLIDTAGIRKTDDLVEKIGVERSRKAMQEADLILLLINQSEPLQAMDKKLLEMTDNSTRLILLNKTDLPAQINQEELVSYIKGDRVIQTSITQDKGMDELAQSISDLFLNGAIESDEATYVTNVRHIDLLEKACQALDEVKAGIRAGMPVDLVQIDFTRTFDYLGEITGESAPDELITKLFSRFCLGK
- a CDS encoding C69 family dipeptidase, producing the protein MIKESSCTTILVGKKASLNGSTLIARNEDGGDRPDPQRFVVVSPEDQPSSYKTFKGNITIELPECPGSYTSTPEADVEHNGLFAGSGINQWNVAMSATETITTNPRVLAADPYVPGSIVEADMVTLVLPYIHSAKEGVLRMGELLEEYGTYEANGMAFSDSEEIWYMETYGGHHWAAIRIPDECYVVAPNRLNIDQFDFESDQVLYCTDLQAFIEENQLNPDSEGLNLRHTLGSDDYKDVQYNNPRTWYVQKHFSDLSRPYTEDCPFVDDPAYPDQPFLCYPKRKLSVEDIKWALSSHYEGTVYDIYGKMGTEEEKHRYRAIGLNRNMEVHCLEIRPQLPTGLQGVHWLAFASNAYNCLLPFYSYVKDTPASWRDTPISYNPNYMYWLVQTMAVIGDRDYSLYGTLQNEFEKSVMAKLRRMQVEIDQEVKSMTDQEAIKEKLTVANQTMADFLLQASQKQLGQLVEVASTKMDLRFNLKD
- a CDS encoding transglutaminase domain-containing protein, which produces MSLFRRYCLCLSIVVSLAGCQNQWEEKIVELPFFNTLLEKFQALDAKIYQFPYLASEEETVKEKKNLFKELQTLKPVGVLENEEDPKLLATVLNQLENGNYHFILKIKNDRLDKNKLFDHLCKNLYGHYYGITLKQVKMYVSSKKLGETKVLFAFQLHHNYQQDQAVKQWAKDFSSKLAGLPPYMKVRRIHDQIIQMSTYYQGSSREVDGISIYSPYAILKKGTGVCQAYAALFQILCDQAGIPCLSRTGTAYQPEQTNSPIAHAWNLVYVNGEWLGIDTTWDDPVDLKNPKHQTLRYDYFLVDLSATHFPDDTIH
- the lrgA gene encoding antiholin-like murein hydrolase modulator LrgA — translated: MKKTSFITQAGIFAIILLISHFLAKLSPIPMPASVIGLILLFAGLCLGIIKLEQVEDLAQSLIGVLAFLFVPSGVSLMTSLDIMKASGVQIIFLIAFWTVIAMLIIGYVGQAIEWLKSKAKAKNASTQENH
- a CDS encoding LytR/AlgR family response regulator transcription factor, whose translation is MLHILIVDDEAFARQELAYLVNLHPQVSRIDQAESVTEALTIMLDNKPDIVFLDIQLDGETGFDLAYKFLQMRKPPYLIFATAYDNYALDAFKVNANDYILKPFEENKIQAALNKYLQYSELSVSDSTDTTSKESSSNYDTIAIQSDDRVYLLHPEDIFLVSVQGHTVTVDTLNKSFVTTGTLSAIEKKLPDDLFLRCHRSFILNITHIVEIQPWFNQTYQVTLSNHIKVPVSRSYLKSFKTRLNIN